The following DNA comes from Candidatus Woesearchaeota archaeon.
AGAGATAGCCTTGATTATGAAAGTTTTCTACAATAGCGTTCTTAATGACATCCTCAAAAAGAAAGCAGAATACCCTGACCTTGACGCGCGGATGAATGAGCTCTGCCCGATACAGGTTAATGGGCTTGAAATTACCGGCTTTACAACCCAGCAGATTGCAGCTCCGCAGCTTGAATTTTCAACAGAGTGGTCTGAGCTTGTCGGCGTGGACAATGCAGCCAAACTGCTTTCAAAATACAGCTCTCAACTTTTTCTTTACGATCCCGAAGAATGTGATAACTTTGAAAAAAAGCTCATACCATGGACAATTCTTCTTTATGGCCCGCCTGGAACAGGCAAATCCTCTATTGCAATGGCCATGGCAACGCAGATGCAGCGTTATTCAAAAGCATATGGAATTCCTTTCTCATTTACACTAATAGATGGTGCTGTAAAAAGCGAATGGTTTGGAAAATCAGGAGCAATATTAAGGGAAAAGCTGCAGGATGACCCCAAAAAAGTAAGCCTTAAGGTAATTGATGATATTGACATGGTATTTCAAAGCAGAGAAGATCTTAATCCAAGTCCAGCTCAGAAAGAAATTTCACAAGTTCTAATGTCTTACATTTCAGGAATAGGCACAGGGTACAAGGGCAATACTTTGCTTGTAATGACAACCAATTGTAAGACAAAAGCAGCAATTGATCCAGCTGTTTTGAGCAGAACTAAAAAAATGATTAAAATATTGGGTCCTGTAAAATCATCTGACTACATAAAGTTAATGCAAATTAAAACTAATGATTCCTTAACCAAGCCATTTGTAAAGTTATCTGCAGATGATTATGTCAAGATTGGCGCGCATTGTGAGGGAAATCGCCCTTATGAGGAGAATCGCCCTTATGAGGAGAATCACCCTCATGAGGAGAATTACACTCATGAGGAGAATCACTTTTCAGGCCGCGATATAGATAATATTGTCTCAATTATGTTGAACTACATAGTCCCAGAAGGCCCAGTCCCAATTGAGTACGGAAGATTGAGCAAAGAAGAGCGAAAACAAGCCAGAATAAGAACTTATAGGCCAATAGATATGAACATATGCTCAAAATTATTTAAAGAATATACAGAAAGCAGACAGGAGGAATTTAAAGGGCTTTGAAATCAATGAAAATGGCAGAAGCAACAGCTGTATACGAAAAATCGCAAAATACAACGAACAGAGAAGAGCTAGTTAGAAGAATAAAGGTCAGCCCGGGCATGGATTATTATCTCGGCATTAAAAACAAGCTTCTGCAACTGAATGTTTCCGGCGTTTCGCTTGAAAATGCAAAATTATTAAGGCAGATCGCAGATGAAATAATTCCCGATATAAGAAGAGCTGCGTCATTCCATACAGAGCCTTTTGACCCGGTTGAAAGGCAGGGCCTGGCAGAAGTAAAGGGCCTTGAATCATTAATTAAAAATGCAAGAAGAACAATGGTTGAAGTCGTCAAAAAAAATATAGAGTCCATTGAAACTTATGGAAAAAAAGAGCTAAATATCTCAGATATTGATTATCTGCAGAATTTTCCATTTGAGATCAGGGAATCAATCAGAATATTGTGTTGTGATGATGTAATAAGTGCAGCAAAAGTCAGCAATCTTGATGCAGTAATCAGCAGCATAATAAAAAATTACCATGAAAAACAAAAACAAGGCAGAGAGCTGATCAACAGCAATCTTGGCTCTTTGGCTGCAAGCCATTATTCTATTACATTAAATGACAGCACAATAAATGACAATCCCTTTGTGATGTCACCCCATTTATTGTCTTATGTTCAGGAAAGAACAAAGAATGCTGCAACAGATGAAGACAAGGCAAAAGCTGTATTTGACATGATTGTTGATTATGTAAAATATGGGGGGGACAAAAGAGGGGACAAAACTTATAGAAATGCAGATGAGACATTCAAGACAAAAGAGGGCGTTTGCGGCGAGATGGGCTATCTGTATGTTGCAGCAGCAAGGGCATCTGGCCTGAAGTCAAATATTGCCGAAGTGGATATTGATGAAAGAGGCGAAAAGGTATGCCATGCATGCGCCTCTGTCGAGCTGAATGGAAGAACTATTCTTGTTGATCCGGCATACCAAACAATTGATGCAAAGCATAAAAAATTTAAAATAGTGACTGATGAAGAAGCAAGGGAAAAGTACAAGCTATACAACGGCTTAGAAGACAAGGTTGATGTTGCTGTAAAAGACGCTTCTATTTCAGAAGAAGAAAAAAATGATGCCGTTAAAAAATTAAAGGAGCCTGATTATCTGTTCAAGGTAAAGCAGGCTTTAGATTTGATGATTGTAAAGGAAGATGAGGCAAAGCTCATAGCTTATCTGTCTTGCTTCAGCAGCAGATTTCCAGATTATGTTCTGCCTGTCCATGCTTTTATACAAGCGCAAAGCTCAACAGGAAAGACGCATTTGATTGATACTGTTGTTAAGCTATTCCCAGATCAGAATATTATTGCAATCAACAGGGTAAGCGATGCTGCATGGGATTATTTTAAAGAATCATTAGATGGAAAAGTAATGACAATTGAAGAATTTCATACTCTGACAGACAAAGCAATGAGAATTTTGCTTCCTAAATTATGGAAATCTGAAAAGCAAAGCAAGATTACAGTCATGGATAATGGCGAAAGAGTTACAAAATCAATCGGGCCGAAAGGACTCCCAGCGTGCTTAGCTGCTTCATGCAAGGATTTCCCATTTGAAGTCATGAATCGCGGAATATTGGTTTCACTTGATTATTCGAGAGAACAAACCAGGCTAATTAACGAGCACAAGGCAAAAATTAGGGCTTTCCCGCAGATGACTGAAGAAAAATTCTCAAACTTAAGCAAAGAGTATGCAGACTGTTATGTTGCAATTAAACCCTATAATAACTTTTCGCCTTTTCTCCCGATATTAAATAACTTCCTTATCGGAGGAGTAACTGATAGGAGAAACTTTGAAAAATTAGACCTATTGTCAAATGTAGTTGCCCACATTAACCAGTTTCAAAGACCCATCATTTCAATTGATGAAAAAGAAACAATACCTGTTTTGATCTCAGATATTTATATTCCATTAAGCCTGCAGAGAAAATTTTTAATAGAAAACAGCTGCTTGGATAAGAAAGCAATTGAGCTTTACAAAGTGATCCAGGGCAATAATGGCATTTCATCAGTACAATTAACAGAAAAGATAAGAAGCTGCGGTCCAGAAAGCTCCTTTGTTTCAGCATCGAGGAAATCTGAAAGGGAACTGCAATACGAAATTGGCTCTTATCTCGCTCAATTAAAGGACTTCAATTTCATCTCGCAGTCAGATTCAACATATTCAGTAAACCAAAGTTTAGCTTCGCGCTTTGATTTAAATGATATGACAATCAATCTGAAACCTATAGAAGATGCACTGCACAGCTTAAACCAGCAGAGCCAGGATGCAACTGCAAAGATGGGCTTAAGCTACAATAAAGACAAGAATGGCTTTGAATGGCAGAATTATAAAGAAAATCTAGTTGATCCTTTAACAGGGGACAAACTGCTGATCAAGGTTGAAGCTTTAGATGGAAATGGAAAAATAAAGGTGGAAAGATGTAATGAATGAGGCAATTGATTCAAACAGACAGGGAGATTTATCGGATTTGAAAAAAACAAAGAGCGAGGTAGACAAAGGAATAACAGATAATGGGCCATCTCAATTGGCTGTAAACAGAAGAAGACTTGAAGCAAGGCTAAAGAATAACAAAGTAATAGATCATTATAAAACTCTTGCTTCAAAACTAACAACATCTATAAGGTCTGAAATTCTAGATGATTTAACCACAATATTGGCCTTTCCAGAAGAGATGGAGCAAGATTTTATATGCAGAGGAAGTTTTTATTGCGCTTCTACAGACCAGCAAGTTAATGAAGGTTTGAGTTTAATCGATAAAGTAAAAGGCAGGAAAGAAGGAATTATAAAGGAAGTTTATTCAAAATTAGAAAAAGATTTAGGCAATTTCCAGGGCAGTATTGGAAAATCATTTAAAAACCTGAATGAGCATCTATCATCATTAGACGCCTTAAAAAAGAATCTTGAAAATTATGCTAAATTCTTCAATTGGGTTGGTGATGAAGAAGCCAAGAAAAAACAGCAGTCAGTTAACGATGCAATAAAAACGATTGATAGCAGGTATTCTGATGTTAAAAAATCTGAAAATGGTTTAAAAGGCATTGCAGAATGCTTTGAAAATCAATTTTGGGATACAAGCAATATAACTGAGCTGAATGAATTAAAAAAGAAAGCATCAGATTATATGAAGCAATGCGATTATAATGACCTTAAACTAAAATCAGCGGGCTTACTGCAGAATATTGATAGAAAACAGAAGGCAATTAGCCAGTTCAAAAGACAAAAATTTTTAGCAAATATACCTCTCATTGGAAAACTTCCACTTAAAGAAACAGACATAAAAGAGATCCAAAGTGAGATCGACTTCAACATTGAAGAAATTAATAAATACATGCTGGAAATCCAGAAACTGCCTTCTGCACCACAAAGCATAGATGAACTGAAAAAACTTAGTTCAGTTATAGACTCCTCAAAATACAAGCCTTATTCTAATTTACTCATATTTCAAAACGGAATAGAAAAATACCATAATGCAATAGAAAATTTAAAGGCAGCAGGGCAGGAGAAAATTGAAGCAATCAATAAAGGGCTTATCGGGGAATATGAAAAAATAAAGGCAGGCCCGATAGCGCCAAGCAGTCTCTCAGAACTTGAAAATATGCTGGCAAAGCCGCAAGATAACAGGCTTGATTGCCTTTTGCAGGCATTCGACTCATTAGGCAATTCAGAATATTCTAGAAATGCAAGAATTTTAAAATCTGAAAACGAGAAAAGGCTGAACGAACTCAAAGAAGATAAAACAAAGTTAGAAAAAGAAAAAGATGAATTAGCTGAATATTCAACAAAAGCGAAGCAACTTGAAAGAGAGGCCAAAGATAAGGATATTTTAGAGATGGGTAATGGAAATATTGTGGTATTGAAAGAGCTATTCAGTTATAATCTGCCTGATACGCAGCAGGTTCACCATGAGTTGCTTAAGTCATTGAGTGAGGATGTCAAAAAGAAGATGAACGCATTTAAATCCGATAAGGAAGTGATTAAATCAACATTAACTGAAAAATTAACAGATAAATACAATGAATTAAAAAGAGACTATAATGGAAAAGGCAAAAATCTTGAGGAAGATATTGCAGCAGCAAAGTCTTGTGAAGAAACAACAGAAAAATTAATTTCACGTTATTCAGAAATATCTTTGCCAATACTCTCAGATTTACAAAAATTAAAGGGAATAGTTATTTCTGCTCGTGAAGAAAAAGAAAAGCTTTTATTTGCAAAGGACGAAATAATTGACAAATGCAAGATTCTTGAAGAAGTACTTGATAAGCTCGATAATCATACGAATGGTACCATTAAAAATGGCTTGGCTGCCCAGCTCAGAGAGCTAAATCCTGTTCTGTTCGATGGATATGAAGGCCCATATCTAAAGGATAATGCCAGACATTACAAGGCTCTTGTAGAAACCATACAGGAGAAGAAGCTTGAAATCGTCTGTGATGTTGAACTTAGAGATATAAGCTCAAAAGTTGAACAGAGGACAGGTGCGCTGGATAAAGACATAAGCGAATTGAAGAACGTGCAGCTTAAAACGCAGGATTTTATTGGCAAATACAGTAAGGAATTGGCGCTTACAAAGCAA
Coding sequences within:
- a CDS encoding AAA family ATPase, with the translated sequence MSKVKVNPDIVEKYRRYYRNEVNDGFKDVIISKDYDDILHLPSLDTLVILNSFVECWAIYGAVYETLKDYFSLSDGKFGQKDHMKLNMVSMFAGMLSGYNFINKQIPDDVPVQAISVNYTSTNPFFDAKNLCTGVIRRKVPQSSKEIALIMKVFYNSVLNDILKKKAEYPDLDARMNELCPIQVNGLEITGFTTQQIAAPQLEFSTEWSELVGVDNAAKLLSKYSSQLFLYDPEECDNFEKKLIPWTILLYGPPGTGKSSIAMAMATQMQRYSKAYGIPFSFTLIDGAVKSEWFGKSGAILREKLQDDPKKVSLKVIDDIDMVFQSREDLNPSPAQKEISQVLMSYISGIGTGYKGNTLLVMTTNCKTKAAIDPAVLSRTKKMIKILGPVKSSDYIKLMQIKTNDSLTKPFVKLSADDYVKIGAHCEGNRPYEENRPYEENHPHEENYTHEENHFSGRDIDNIVSIMLNYIVPEGPVPIEYGRLSKEERKQARIRTYRPIDMNICSKLFKEYTESRQEEFKGL
- a CDS encoding transglutaminase domain-containing protein — its product is MAEATAVYEKSQNTTNREELVRRIKVSPGMDYYLGIKNKLLQLNVSGVSLENAKLLRQIADEIIPDIRRAASFHTEPFDPVERQGLAEVKGLESLIKNARRTMVEVVKKNIESIETYGKKELNISDIDYLQNFPFEIRESIRILCCDDVISAAKVSNLDAVISSIIKNYHEKQKQGRELINSNLGSLAASHYSITLNDSTINDNPFVMSPHLLSYVQERTKNAATDEDKAKAVFDMIVDYVKYGGDKRGDKTYRNADETFKTKEGVCGEMGYLYVAAARASGLKSNIAEVDIDERGEKVCHACASVELNGRTILVDPAYQTIDAKHKKFKIVTDEEAREKYKLYNGLEDKVDVAVKDASISEEEKNDAVKKLKEPDYLFKVKQALDLMIVKEDEAKLIAYLSCFSSRFPDYVLPVHAFIQAQSSTGKTHLIDTVVKLFPDQNIIAINRVSDAAWDYFKESLDGKVMTIEEFHTLTDKAMRILLPKLWKSEKQSKITVMDNGERVTKSIGPKGLPACLAASCKDFPFEVMNRGILVSLDYSREQTRLINEHKAKIRAFPQMTEEKFSNLSKEYADCYVAIKPYNNFSPFLPILNNFLIGGVTDRRNFEKLDLLSNVVAHINQFQRPIISIDEKETIPVLISDIYIPLSLQRKFLIENSCLDKKAIELYKVIQGNNGISSVQLTEKIRSCGPESSFVSASRKSERELQYEIGSYLAQLKDFNFISQSDSTYSVNQSLASRFDLNDMTINLKPIEDALHSLNQQSQDATAKMGLSYNKDKNGFEWQNYKENLVDPLTGDKLLIKVEALDGNGKIKVERCNE